A region from the Sutcliffiella horikoshii genome encodes:
- a CDS encoding acyltransferase family protein, whose protein sequence is MKTRDSFFDNAKFILIFLVVFGHIISPYRANDEWLVSIYHFIFIFHMPAFILLAGHFSTNFHKKGYYVKIITRLLVPYLILQTIYTLFYSQLYADPSMTLEYFTPRWAMWFLLSMIAWKLMLPLFGKLQARYSIPLAILLGVVIGFVDIPERFLSLDRTFYFFPFFLIGYYLTRTDLFEKLKNGAYRVYATAFLVVLFAGIYVWLGGIDGASILYGTYTFSSVTDLLIRIGIYAGSMLVTIAFFALVPKDKYIFTGIGRRSFYVYILHGFIIKWFFETSFGQAVNSPAGYMLLLLLSILVTVITGNKYVVKAIQTPFGYLKESLSLKNG, encoded by the coding sequence ATGAAAACTCGCGATTCCTTCTTTGATAATGCGAAGTTTATCTTAATTTTTCTTGTCGTATTTGGACATATCATTTCGCCATATCGTGCAAATGATGAGTGGCTTGTGTCCATCTACCATTTTATCTTTATTTTTCATATGCCGGCATTTATTCTATTGGCTGGACATTTCAGTACCAACTTTCATAAAAAAGGCTATTATGTAAAAATTATTACGAGATTACTAGTACCATATTTAATTTTGCAAACCATCTATACACTGTTTTACAGTCAGCTTTATGCAGATCCTTCCATGACTTTGGAGTACTTTACACCAAGATGGGCTATGTGGTTCTTATTAAGTATGATTGCCTGGAAACTGATGTTGCCACTGTTCGGGAAATTACAGGCGAGATACAGTATACCATTGGCAATACTACTGGGTGTCGTAATTGGGTTTGTTGATATTCCGGAAAGATTCTTAAGCTTGGACAGAACGTTTTATTTCTTTCCATTCTTTTTGATAGGGTACTATTTAACAAGAACAGACTTATTTGAGAAATTGAAAAACGGTGCGTATCGTGTGTATGCAACTGCATTTCTTGTCGTGCTGTTTGCTGGAATTTACGTTTGGTTAGGTGGAATTGACGGAGCGAGTATCCTTTATGGGACTTACACTTTCTCTTCTGTGACCGATCTGTTGATTCGGATTGGCATATATGCAGGCAGCATGCTTGTAACCATTGCATTTTTCGCACTCGTGCCTAAAGATAAATATATTTTTACAGGCATCGGACGAAGATCGTTCTATGTGTATATCCTACACGGCTTTATCATCAAATGGTTCTTTGAAACAAGTTTCGGCCAAGCCGTCAATTCTCCTGCAGGATATATGTTGCTGCTGTTATTGAGTATTCTGGTGACGGTGATAACAGGTAATAAATACGTGGTAAAAGCCATTCAGACGCCATTTGGGTATTTGAAGGAAAGTTTGTCGTTGAAGAATGGTTAA
- a CDS encoding AbgT family transporter: MSQLQTQQEKSTSMLDRFLGGVERIGNKLPDPFMLFVYLSLFIIGVSFAVNQFGVTVEHPGTGEELAIKSLLSGEGIEFILTSMLTNFTGFAPLGLVLAMMLGIGLADKVGLIEAGIKKTILNAPKALITYAVVGTGILGNLASDAAFVIVPPLAAMIFYTVGRHPLAGLAAGFAGVGAGFTANVIVAGTDALLSGIATEAIKPFDESLIVTPVDNYYFMVVSVFILAVVGALITEKIIEPRLGTYKGKVDKELEEPNPLESKGLRNAILAGLAYLILLAVGVFWPDSILRNEDGGLVPSLFLTAIVPITLFFFIVVGVAYGVTVGKIKNTADVPKLMTESMKDMAGYIVLIFAAAQFIAYFNWSNLGIWIAVNGAGFLESMNLTGIPGIIGFVLLAAVLNLIIFSGSAQWALMAPIFIPMFWMLDYHPAFIQAAFRIADSSTNIITPLNPYIIVVLAFMKDYDKKAGLGTLIALMLPYSLIFLGVWIILLVIFALGGIPIGPGVEMMIK; the protein is encoded by the coding sequence ATGAGTCAATTACAAACACAGCAAGAGAAATCCACCTCTATGCTTGATAGATTCTTAGGGGGCGTCGAGCGGATAGGCAACAAACTACCAGATCCTTTTATGCTATTTGTCTATTTATCTCTATTCATCATAGGAGTTTCTTTTGCCGTCAATCAATTTGGAGTAACGGTTGAACATCCTGGTACTGGAGAAGAACTGGCCATTAAGAGCTTATTGTCAGGGGAAGGAATTGAATTCATTCTGACCTCCATGCTTACCAACTTCACTGGGTTTGCTCCTTTAGGTCTAGTGTTGGCAATGATGCTCGGAATAGGTCTTGCTGATAAAGTGGGATTAATTGAAGCGGGTATCAAAAAGACCATTTTAAATGCACCAAAAGCATTGATCACTTATGCGGTGGTTGGTACAGGTATTTTAGGAAACCTTGCATCTGATGCAGCGTTTGTTATAGTACCGCCCCTTGCTGCCATGATCTTTTATACGGTTGGCAGACACCCTCTTGCAGGGCTTGCAGCAGGTTTTGCTGGTGTTGGCGCAGGGTTTACAGCAAATGTCATAGTTGCCGGTACGGATGCATTATTGTCTGGCATTGCGACAGAAGCCATTAAACCTTTTGATGAGTCGTTAATCGTCACACCTGTAGACAATTATTATTTTATGGTTGTCTCTGTGTTTATACTTGCGGTGGTAGGTGCTTTAATTACAGAAAAAATTATCGAACCGCGTCTTGGCACATATAAAGGGAAAGTAGACAAGGAACTAGAAGAACCAAACCCTCTTGAAAGCAAAGGATTGAGAAATGCTATTCTGGCTGGACTTGCTTACTTGATCCTGTTGGCAGTTGGAGTATTTTGGCCTGATTCCATATTAAGAAATGAAGACGGTGGACTTGTTCCTTCCCTTTTCCTTACTGCCATCGTACCCATCACCCTATTCTTTTTTATCGTGGTAGGTGTAGCTTATGGGGTGACAGTAGGGAAAATTAAAAATACGGCAGATGTGCCAAAATTGATGACAGAATCCATGAAAGATATGGCGGGATATATCGTCCTCATTTTCGCAGCGGCACAGTTTATCGCATACTTTAACTGGTCGAACCTTGGAATATGGATTGCTGTTAATGGGGCAGGATTCTTAGAAAGCATGAACCTGACAGGAATTCCAGGAATTATTGGTTTTGTTCTTCTTGCAGCCGTGTTGAACCTGATCATTTTCAGTGGATCTGCACAATGGGCTCTGATGGCTCCAATATTTATCCCTATGTTTTGGATGTTGGATTATCACCCTGCATTTATTCAGGCGGCATTCCGTATCGCAGATTCGTCCACAAATATTATTACGCCATTGAATCCCTATATTATCGTCGTCTTGGCGTTTATGAAAGATTATGATAAAAAAGCAGGACTGGGGACTTTAATTGCTCTGATGTTGCCATACAGCCTTATTTTCTTAGGTGTCTGGATCATCCTGCTGGTTATATTTGCACTAGGTGGCATACCGATCGGGCCAGGTGTAGAGATGATGATTAAATAA
- a CDS encoding NAD-dependent epimerase/dehydratase family protein produces the protein MRILVIGGTRFLGRFIVEEALKQGHEVTMFNRGNHVDLFPQVECIVGDRNKDLSLLEAGKWDVAIDTCGYTPKAIAESTRVLADKVDHYTFISSISVYKDWIPTDIKEDYPVQSLTEKEIEEIGYGTQEQINAHYGALKAESELAAEQNMPNKVLHVRSGLLVGPHDYSDRFSYWVNRVAEGGEVLAPGRKEREIQYIDARDMALWILKMADEKITGNFNVTGPTTPVSMEDYLNVCKTVSGSDAEFVWAEESFLLEQNVAPWTEMPLWIPEEHPLVEGSEPWRGASSISIEKALQHRLEVRSVEETVKDVRDWVASKVDEERKAGIHREKEQNVLNAWKTRA, from the coding sequence ATGAGAATTTTAGTGATTGGCGGTACGCGGTTTTTAGGAAGATTTATAGTAGAAGAAGCGTTAAAGCAAGGTCATGAAGTTACGATGTTCAATCGTGGCAATCATGTAGATTTGTTTCCGCAGGTTGAATGCATTGTAGGAGATCGCAACAAAGACCTTTCCCTTCTTGAAGCTGGAAAATGGGATGTAGCAATAGATACTTGCGGTTATACGCCTAAAGCAATTGCTGAATCCACAAGGGTGCTGGCGGATAAAGTCGACCATTATACTTTTATTTCGAGCATTTCGGTTTACAAAGATTGGATTCCAACAGACATTAAAGAGGACTATCCCGTTCAATCCTTAACAGAAAAGGAAATAGAAGAAATCGGCTATGGAACACAAGAGCAAATCAATGCCCATTATGGAGCTTTGAAAGCAGAAAGTGAACTCGCCGCAGAGCAAAATATGCCTAACAAGGTATTGCATGTCCGTTCTGGACTCCTGGTTGGACCACATGATTATTCTGATCGTTTCAGCTACTGGGTCAATCGGGTTGCTGAAGGTGGCGAGGTATTAGCGCCAGGCAGAAAAGAAAGAGAAATCCAATATATTGATGCCAGAGACATGGCACTGTGGATACTTAAAATGGCAGATGAAAAAATAACCGGCAATTTTAACGTAACAGGACCGACAACACCTGTTAGCATGGAAGATTACCTTAATGTATGCAAAACAGTAAGTGGTTCAGATGCTGAATTTGTCTGGGCAGAGGAAAGCTTCTTATTGGAACAAAATGTTGCACCTTGGACAGAAATGCCACTTTGGATTCCAGAAGAGCATCCACTAGTAGAAGGCAGTGAACCTTGGCGTGGCGCTAGCTCCATAAGTATTGAAAAAGCGCTGCAGCACAGATTGGAAGTGCGTTCCGTAGAAGAAACGGTAAAAGATGTCCGAGATTGGGTGGCATCAAAAGTGGATGAAGAGCGAAAAGCTGGAATTCATAGAGAAAAAGAACAGAATGTGTTGAATGCTTGGAAAACAAGAGCATAA
- a CDS encoding LysM peptidoglycan-binding domain-containing protein: MKKHQKAILALAITLGLSGALGFSSYEPAFASSTDEVITIKKGDTLYSLSKKYDVTIDELKKMNDLTSSKIIAGEKLIIKEATDIVVKKGDTLYSLAKTHGTTVKKLKEWNLLTYDNIYTGQKLLVKAPVIIEVKKGDTLYSLAKKANTSVEQLKDWNSLTTDTIKVGQKLFLSTSPESFTITVKKGDTLYSLSKKYGTSVAALKELNELTSNTIYSGQKLRLN; this comes from the coding sequence ATGAAAAAACATCAAAAAGCCATTCTTGCATTAGCCATTACCCTTGGCCTATCGGGTGCACTTGGGTTCTCATCTTATGAACCTGCTTTTGCTTCAAGCACTGATGAAGTTATCACCATTAAAAAAGGGGATACACTTTACAGTCTTTCAAAGAAATACGATGTCACTATCGACGAGCTCAAAAAGATGAATGATCTAACAAGTTCTAAAATTATTGCGGGAGAGAAACTTATTATAAAAGAAGCAACAGACATCGTTGTGAAAAAGGGTGACACCCTCTACTCCCTTGCAAAAACTCACGGAACTACCGTAAAGAAGTTAAAAGAATGGAATCTGTTAACCTATGACAATATTTATACCGGCCAAAAACTTTTAGTAAAAGCTCCTGTCATTATCGAGGTAAAAAAAGGAGATACTCTATACTCTTTAGCTAAAAAAGCTAACACTTCCGTCGAGCAACTGAAGGACTGGAACAGCCTAACTACTGACACCATTAAGGTCGGCCAAAAACTCTTCCTCTCCACTTCTCCGGAGAGCTTCACCATCACAGTAAAAAAAGGGGACACCTTGTATTCGTTATCTAAAAAATACGGAACATCAGTTGCTGCCTTAAAAGAACTTAATGAACTTACCTCCAATACCATTTATTCAGGACAGAAATTGAGACTAAACTAA
- a CDS encoding NUDIX hydrolase — protein MKVRKAVGAIVTIGEDYVLILKTKIHTTEGKKEIEGEWDFIKGGVEEEDSSLEEAILRELEEETGMKVFLVKKEFEEKISFKFPKEVADKIGYHSQETTMFLVEYRGENKDWLPQDDEVSEIGFFKKEVVLRKLAHEETRKYFKKHCLN, from the coding sequence ATGAAAGTCAGAAAAGCCGTTGGGGCAATTGTAACGATTGGTGAAGATTATGTTTTAATTTTGAAAACAAAAATACATACAACAGAAGGAAAAAAAGAAATTGAGGGAGAATGGGATTTTATAAAAGGCGGGGTGGAGGAAGAGGATTCTTCTCTTGAGGAAGCTATTTTAAGGGAATTAGAGGAAGAGACGGGAATGAAGGTATTTCTAGTTAAGAAAGAATTTGAAGAAAAAATAAGCTTCAAATTTCCTAAAGAAGTAGCTGACAAGATCGGATATCATTCCCAAGAGACAACCATGTTTCTTGTTGAATATAGAGGGGAAAACAAAGATTGGTTGCCACAAGATGACGAGGTCAGTGAGATTGGTTTTTTCAAAAAAGAAGTGGTGCTTAGAAAGCTTGCACACGAGGAAACAAGGAAATATTTCAAAAAGCATTGTTTGAATTAG
- the ltrA gene encoding group II intron reverse transcriptase/maturase, which produces MELLEQILSNQNMNEAYLRVYKNKGASGVDGITVDELKQYLKEHKDELRQRIRTRKYQPQAALRVEIPKENGKMRKLGIPTVVDRVVQQAIHQILSPIFEKQFSEFSYGFRPKRSCEMAIIKSLEFLNDGHNWVVDIDLERFFDTVHHDKLMRIISNTIDDGDVISLIRKYLVSGVMVNGRYETTPVGTPQGGNLSPLLSNIMLNELDKELESRGLQFVRYADDALIFVKSEKAANRVMDSIVRFIEKKLGLIVNMEKSKISRPNDLKFLGFGYYYDSKSKKYQVRPHPDSIQKFQRKLRKLTKRNWSIRLDYRIIKLKQVIIGWVNYFRTSNMKTAMTEIDQKLRSRIRVIIWKQWKVPKKQIKSLVQLGIPKEEAKGLTFCRRGYRFIGLSKVIHRAISNKRLKQRGFPSALEHYLKVHTVI; this is translated from the coding sequence GTGGAACTTTTAGAACAAATACTAAGTAATCAAAACATGAATGAAGCTTACCTTCGTGTCTATAAAAACAAAGGTGCGAGTGGGGTCGACGGAATAACGGTCGATGAATTAAAGCAATATCTGAAAGAGCACAAAGACGAGCTGCGTCAGCGCATCAGAACAAGAAAATACCAACCACAAGCTGCCTTAAGAGTGGAAATCCCAAAAGAAAATGGCAAGATGCGCAAATTGGGAATACCAACAGTAGTGGATAGGGTAGTTCAACAAGCCATCCATCAAATACTCAGCCCGATATTTGAAAAGCAGTTCAGCGAATTTAGTTATGGCTTCAGACCCAAAAGAAGCTGTGAGATGGCAATTATTAAAAGCCTTGAATTTCTAAATGATGGACATAACTGGGTTGTGGACATTGATCTTGAAAGGTTTTTCGATACAGTCCACCATGATAAACTCATGCGAATCATCTCTAACACAATAGATGATGGAGATGTCATCTCTCTAATAAGAAAATATCTCGTCAGTGGAGTGATGGTGAATGGAAGATATGAGACCACACCAGTTGGGACTCCGCAAGGAGGAAACCTAAGTCCACTTCTGAGTAATATTATGTTGAACGAATTGGATAAGGAACTAGAAAGTAGAGGACTCCAATTTGTAAGATATGCAGATGACGCCCTAATTTTTGTGAAGAGTGAGAAAGCGGCTAATAGAGTGATGGATTCAATTGTACGGTTCATAGAAAAGAAATTAGGACTGATAGTCAACATGGAAAAGAGTAAAATCTCTCGTCCCAATGACTTGAAATTCTTAGGTTTTGGTTACTACTACGATAGTAAAAGTAAGAAATATCAAGTACGACCTCATCCTGACTCCATTCAAAAATTCCAACGGAAGCTTCGGAAATTAACAAAGCGAAATTGGAGTATACGGTTGGACTATCGAATAATAAAACTAAAACAAGTCATAATCGGATGGGTTAATTACTTTAGAACTTCAAATATGAAAACAGCAATGACTGAGATAGACCAGAAGCTTCGCTCCAGAATCAGAGTTATCATTTGGAAGCAATGGAAGGTACCGAAAAAACAAATCAAATCGCTTGTCCAACTAGGAATTCCGAAGGAAGAAGCGAAAGGGTTAACTTTCTGTCGGAGAGGTTACCGGTTCATCGGACTATCAAAAGTTATTCATAGAGCTATCTCAAACAAAAGATTAAAGCAGAGGGGATTCCCCTCTGCTTTAGAACATTATCTAAAAGTACACACTGTAATATAA
- the abc-f gene encoding ribosomal protection-like ABC-F family protein — translation MTMILQVKQMNKSFGERDILKDISFDIRNGEKIGLVGWNGAGKTTLMKLLMGSIKPDSGSISRIPATLKVGYLPQSTDYTINTDQEMMEEAKELLRTQSELGLVKSLTKDGASSDNLSGGERLKLALAKIWTQSPQLLCLDEPTNHMDLKGVHWLVSELNKFAGAAVIISHDRYFLDKTVSKIYEIEDCKLMEYEGNYTAYRQEKQRRLDQQTRDYGKQQRKIKMIEDQVANLKQWSEKAHREAGKRDNPGERKQMGLKEFERVKAKKKDNQIKSKTKRLELELSKHKVEKPKEEVQVKFEFETDGKRGKRILEAKGLTKQYGDRLLFEKSHFYVKHGERIGLIGENGAGKTTFIKMLLEQESTTKGSLWKSASLKIAYLSQEVSDMPMDKTAMEFLDLIGWERVSKARTIFANMGMHEEKLTKPLETLSLGEKTRVKLVHMIMQEYDVLILDEPTNHLDLPSREQMEATLSTFNGTLIVISHDRYFMEKLCEKLLVIENKRIKRVETGLKEYEESKREQVSSSEKEAREKVAILEARITELLGKISMVNRDSQEYSDIDNELLKLMQLKKELA, via the coding sequence ATGACGATGATACTACAAGTGAAACAAATGAATAAAAGTTTTGGGGAACGGGATATTTTGAAGGATATCTCTTTTGATATAAGAAATGGTGAAAAGATTGGATTGGTTGGATGGAACGGCGCAGGGAAGACGACTTTGATGAAGTTATTGATGGGCTCGATCAAGCCAGATTCAGGAAGTATTTCTAGAATCCCAGCTACATTAAAGGTCGGATATCTGCCGCAAAGCACCGATTATACGATTAATACAGATCAGGAAATGATGGAGGAAGCCAAAGAGCTCTTGCGTACACAAAGTGAGTTGGGTTTGGTTAAATCCCTTACAAAAGATGGAGCTTCCTCTGACAACTTGAGTGGTGGTGAGAGACTTAAGCTAGCGTTGGCAAAAATTTGGACCCAATCACCACAGCTTCTTTGTCTGGATGAGCCGACAAACCACATGGACTTGAAGGGTGTACACTGGCTAGTATCAGAACTGAACAAGTTTGCTGGTGCGGCAGTCATCATCTCTCATGACAGATACTTCTTAGATAAGACGGTTTCTAAGATTTATGAAATAGAAGACTGTAAGTTGATGGAGTATGAAGGTAATTATACAGCTTATCGTCAAGAGAAACAGCGTCGTCTCGATCAGCAAACCCGTGACTATGGGAAGCAACAGCGAAAAATAAAAATGATTGAAGATCAAGTTGCCAACTTGAAGCAATGGTCGGAAAAAGCGCATAGGGAGGCAGGGAAGAGAGATAATCCTGGTGAGCGTAAGCAGATGGGCCTCAAGGAGTTCGAGCGGGTAAAAGCGAAGAAAAAGGATAATCAAATTAAATCAAAGACCAAAAGGCTGGAGCTTGAACTGTCCAAACATAAAGTGGAAAAGCCGAAGGAAGAAGTCCAGGTCAAATTTGAATTTGAAACGGACGGAAAAAGAGGAAAAAGAATTCTGGAAGCGAAAGGGCTGACCAAGCAATATGGAGATCGGCTTCTCTTTGAAAAAAGTCATTTTTATGTGAAACATGGAGAAAGAATAGGGTTAATTGGTGAAAATGGAGCAGGGAAAACCACTTTTATCAAAATGCTGTTGGAACAGGAATCTACGACAAAAGGTTCTCTGTGGAAAAGTGCTTCCCTGAAAATTGCCTATCTGAGTCAGGAAGTCAGTGACATGCCTATGGATAAAACTGCTATGGAATTTTTAGACCTTATTGGATGGGAGCGTGTATCCAAAGCTCGCACGATTTTTGCGAATATGGGAATGCATGAGGAAAAGCTCACTAAACCTCTTGAAACTCTGAGTCTTGGGGAAAAGACAAGAGTCAAGTTGGTCCACATGATTATGCAGGAATATGATGTTTTAATCCTGGACGAACCGACCAATCATCTGGACTTACCAAGCAGGGAGCAGATGGAAGCTACTTTGTCTACGTTCAATGGTACGCTCATCGTTATCTCCCATGACCGCTATTTTATGGAGAAGCTATGTGAAAAGCTGCTGGTGATTGAAAATAAAAGAATCAAACGGGTAGAAACAGGCCTAAAAGAGTATGAAGAGAGTAAAAGGGAGCAGGTGTCATCTTCTGAAAAAGAAGCCAGAGAAAAGGTTGCGATTTTGGAGGCCAGGATTACCGAATTATTGGGGAAAATCAGCATGGTAAATAGGGATAGTCAAGAATATTCCGATATTGATAATGAGTTACTCAAGTTAATGCAATTAAAAAAAGAATTGGCGTAA
- a CDS encoding VOC family protein — protein sequence MKNAELYETHVKTVNLKSAVAFYKSLGLELAYFLEERRVAFFFLGDSDKKQQMLGVWEVNEHEFVRSHFAFKVTLEQLLGIPTFLDAKGIALSPSFGLDASQPVVHAWMPAACYYFSDPDGNSLEYLALIDQEPKPELGVLHLSEWEKAFQ from the coding sequence ATGAAAAACGCGGAATTATATGAAACGCATGTGAAAACGGTAAATTTGAAGTCGGCGGTAGCTTTCTATAAAAGCCTAGGGTTGGAGCTTGCATACTTTTTAGAGGAGCGGAGAGTAGCATTTTTCTTTTTAGGTGATTCAGATAAGAAACAACAGATGTTGGGGGTTTGGGAGGTTAATGAGCATGAATTTGTTCGCTCCCATTTTGCTTTTAAGGTCACGCTCGAACAGTTGCTGGGCATTCCAACATTTTTAGATGCAAAGGGTATTGCGCTTTCCCCAAGCTTTGGATTGGACGCAAGCCAACCCGTTGTCCACGCATGGATGCCGGCAGCCTGCTATTATTTCTCAGATCCTGACGGCAATAGTTTGGAGTATCTCGCTCTAATCGACCAGGAACCAAAACCTGAATTAGGTGTATTACATTTGAGCGAATGGGAAAAGGCTTTTCAGTAA
- a CDS encoding AbrB family transcriptional regulator: protein MRNIPIFKLIEAYMLGGIGGYIFYLANLPLPWVLGALSSIMLYQGFSKRKVYCPDPLKQSGFLVLGLFFGLYFTKDTLLTVAPYILPYVLSTIALVAVSILNSVLVTKWISVDKITSVFGSIPGGLSEMVIASESLNAKSSLVVIFQTVRLLTVLFLVPFIVVHTFSSDGIGQDVTATIGSTYEFGGWHYLWFLPAVIGGVLLKNKVPAGIVIVPLALTAMFNITLIEMATLPPLLLILAQITVGIGMGKGIAFADLKLGGKYCVVYFGLTVTLIMVSFGLGTILAAMTSLDLPTAILSVAPGGLIEMVLTATSVGGDPAVVSSLQLIRLLFIIIVVPPLLKWYFRRIPKEKIA, encoded by the coding sequence ATGCGAAATATACCTATTTTTAAACTAATAGAAGCATATATGCTAGGCGGAATTGGAGGATATATCTTTTATCTTGCTAACCTGCCTCTGCCTTGGGTTCTCGGAGCACTCTCTTCCATCATGCTTTATCAAGGTTTTTCTAAGCGGAAGGTATACTGCCCAGATCCTTTAAAACAAAGTGGATTTTTGGTTCTCGGATTGTTTTTCGGCCTTTATTTTACAAAAGACACCTTATTGACGGTTGCTCCGTACATACTACCTTATGTCTTATCCACCATTGCTTTGGTTGCAGTGAGTATTTTAAACAGTGTACTAGTTACGAAGTGGATATCCGTAGATAAAATTACGAGTGTATTTGGTTCGATTCCTGGGGGACTTTCCGAAATGGTGATTGCAAGTGAATCCCTTAATGCTAAAAGTTCCTTGGTAGTCATTTTCCAAACAGTACGTTTACTAACAGTGTTGTTCTTGGTTCCTTTTATTGTCGTCCATACTTTTTCATCTGATGGGATTGGTCAAGATGTTACGGCCACCATTGGGAGCACGTATGAATTTGGGGGATGGCACTATCTTTGGTTCCTTCCAGCAGTAATTGGAGGGGTGCTTTTGAAAAATAAAGTACCAGCTGGCATTGTCATCGTACCACTTGCCTTGACTGCCATGTTTAACATAACCCTTATAGAAATGGCCACGCTTCCTCCTTTGTTATTGATACTCGCGCAGATAACTGTAGGAATTGGAATGGGAAAAGGAATAGCATTTGCAGATCTGAAGCTTGGGGGTAAATATTGCGTTGTTTATTTTGGTTTGACGGTAACGTTAATAATGGTATCTTTTGGACTTGGGACGATTCTCGCAGCGATGACCAGTTTGGATTTGCCGACTGCCATCTTGAGCGTCGCACCCGGCGGGCTAATTGAAATGGTGTTGACAGCAACGTCTGTAGGAGGAGATCCTGCTGTTGTCAGCTCTTTGCAATTAATACGTCTATTATTCATTATTATTGTTGTCCCACCTCTTCTTAAGTGGTATTTTAGGAGAATTCCAAAAGAAAAAATTGCGTAA
- a CDS encoding HPr family phosphocarrier protein codes for MVSKQITVALENGLHSKPAHYFVEKASSFVSDIRVVRHNKVIDAKSFLGLLSLGISNGSVVTVKAEGSDEKEAVDWLTRFLKGEDVLY; via the coding sequence ATGGTATCGAAGCAAATAACAGTCGCACTTGAAAACGGACTTCATTCTAAGCCAGCTCACTACTTTGTGGAGAAAGCAAGTAGTTTTGTTTCAGACATACGTGTAGTAAGGCACAATAAGGTAATTGACGCAAAGAGTTTCCTCGGATTATTGTCCCTGGGAATTTCTAATGGCAGTGTCGTAACAGTGAAAGCGGAAGGTTCTGATGAAAAGGAAGCAGTAGATTGGTTGACCAGGTTTTTAAAAGGAGAAGACGTGTTGTACTGA
- a CDS encoding MFS transporter, which produces MAPEQRKKMIILMINMFIAVGSFGIIIPILPAYLDSIGEGGLAAGLMIAIFAGAQFVMSPLAGKWADQYGRRIMIILGLAGLTLSMFVFYGFDSVWMLYFSRVIGGIGAALLIPALFAYVADITTMDQRAKGNSYISAAMSLGIVIGPGIGGFLADFGLKTPLLVSALISLVATVFSILVLKESREKETVMAQEGNPEPMIKKLALSVNKPYFIPLIITLVMSFGLMAYESVLGLFIDNQFGATPQEIAVMITATGIISVIVQLFVVDRIVRAIGEGNVLNIFLCVAAIGFLVSLFASSYGVFFGITLIIFLATSILRPVINTLISKLAGNEQGFAMGMNNAYMSIGNVLGPTLAGLLYDVNIIYPFVLGLFVLSVTIVVSFTWQSKQKKRLAQVEAN; this is translated from the coding sequence ATGGCACCTGAACAACGTAAGAAAATGATCATTTTAATGATAAATATGTTTATTGCAGTGGGGAGTTTCGGAATAATCATACCTATTCTTCCGGCATACTTGGATTCCATCGGTGAAGGCGGATTGGCTGCGGGGTTAATGATTGCCATATTCGCAGGTGCGCAGTTTGTCATGTCACCGTTGGCTGGAAAATGGGCCGATCAATATGGGCGACGTATTATGATTATTTTAGGTTTAGCAGGGTTGACCTTGTCCATGTTTGTTTTTTATGGATTTGATTCTGTGTGGATGCTTTACTTTTCGCGTGTTATTGGTGGAATAGGAGCAGCACTTTTAATACCCGCCCTTTTTGCTTATGTAGCGGATATCACCACGATGGATCAACGGGCAAAAGGGAACAGTTACATTTCCGCTGCCATGTCATTGGGTATCGTGATTGGCCCTGGAATTGGCGGGTTCTTAGCTGACTTCGGATTAAAAACTCCATTGTTGGTATCTGCTTTGATTTCGCTAGTGGCAACTGTTTTCTCTATTCTTGTGTTAAAAGAAAGTAGGGAGAAAGAGACGGTAATGGCACAAGAGGGAAATCCAGAGCCGATGATTAAAAAACTGGCCCTTTCGGTTAACAAACCGTATTTTATCCCGCTAATTATAACGCTTGTGATGAGCTTTGGATTGATGGCATATGAGTCTGTTCTCGGGTTATTCATTGATAATCAGTTTGGCGCAACTCCGCAAGAGATTGCCGTAATGATTACGGCTACTGGAATAATCAGTGTTATCGTGCAGCTTTTTGTAGTAGATCGAATTGTGCGGGCTATAGGAGAAGGAAATGTATTAAATATCTTCTTATGCGTAGCGGCAATCGGTTTCTTGGTTTCTTTATTTGCTTCAAGTTATGGTGTGTTCTTTGGGATCACCTTGATTATTTTCTTGGCAACTTCAATCTTGAGACCTGTCATCAATACCTTAATTTCGAAATTGGCAGGCAATGAGCAAGGATTTGCGATGGGAATGAACAATGCATATATGAGTATTGGAAACGTCTTGGGGCCAACACTTGCTGGATTATTATACGATGTGAATATCATCTACCCGTTTGTGCTTGGACTGTTCGTTTTAAGTGTGACGATCGTTGTATCTTTCACATGGCAATCGAAACAAAAGAAAAGATTGGCTCAGGTGGAAGCAAACTAA